Proteins encoded within one genomic window of Gambusia affinis linkage group LG23, SWU_Gaff_1.0, whole genome shotgun sequence:
- the atp23 gene encoding mitochondrial inner membrane protease ATP23 homolog: MGQTKQDEEYGYDLFPERNARNPKQITIRDGLFTFRNKCQGMLRFAMETSPYAKLLLSAMKNSGCKVFKDRHFSCEDCDGTVSGGFDAASSQIVLCQNNIHQQAHMNRVVTHELIHAFDHCRAHVDWFNNFRHLACSEIRAANLSGDCSFSNEFSRFNFGLKEHHQQCVRGRAVRSILAVRKVSREEAQKIVDEVFDSCFNDHAPFGRIPHGNKDAKFAYREYMNRDRYYANL, translated from the exons ATGGGTCAGACCAAGCAAGACGAGGAATATGGATATGACCTCTTCCCGGAGAGAAACGCGAGGAACCCCAAGCAGATCACAATCAGAGACGGCCTGTTCACATTCAGAAACAAGTGTCAGGGCATGTTAAGGTTCGCCATGGAAACTA GTCCATATGCCAAACTCCTCCTCAGTGCCATGAAGAACTCCGGCTG CAAAGTGTTTAAAGACAGACATTTCTCCTGCGAGGACTGCGACGGGACGGTCAGCGGTGGCTTTGATGCTGCCTCCTCTCAG ATTGTTTTGTGTCAGAACAACATCCACCAGCAGGCTCACATGAACCGAGTTGTCACCCACGAGCTCATCCACGCGTTCGACCACTGCCGGGCCCACGTGGACTGGTTCAACAACTTCAGACATCTAGCTTGTTCTGAG ATTCGAGCAGCGAACCTCAGTGGGGATTGCTCCTTCAGCAATGAATTTTCCAGATTCAACTTCGGCCTAAAGGAACATCACCAG CAGTGTGTCCGGGGTCGCGCCGTACGCTCCATCCTGGCTGTGCGAAAAGTCAGCCGAGAGGAGGCGCAAAAGATCGTCGACGAGGTCTTCGACTCGTGCTTCAATGATCACGCCCCTTTCGGACGGATCCCACACGGCAATAAGGACGCCAAGTTCGCCTACAGGGAATACATGAACAGGGATCGGTACTACGCAAACCTTTAA